One window of the Acidobacteriota bacterium genome contains the following:
- a CDS encoding Ig-like domain-containing protein produces MLATFALFGCGGGSSSTTLGPVATVEMLPANASLDIGGTLGLSVTLKDAAGHQLLTPTVTFSSSNPLVQVANNGLLCAGTWDSLTTPIVCGPPFPAVGTAQVTATAGGVTGAPLTVFVHQHVDSITLTPANPACVTQGATVQYTATAFHGATDISSTVGGFNFNVGNVSVATINTADQPTGQPNNQITAKAAGSGLTNVVANSSGTTSLGASFTTCGPATITLHVTGLTDTTFSIAAAATKQLVADVVDTTGATITGLTLTYGSSSPAATVSAAGLVSGLAPGQATISASCTPPVCNAGVNTTVYSNPVVVTVTGTAAATKVFVTSTHFDAPTPNANPVVIPITTDTNTAGTAIAIPDITINNVATKSFPNSMLVTQGGSKVYIGSSNGMAILDTATNTITGTITSTPGRVVSISPNAAKVVIADTVNSKTYIYDTQSQAFETLPITGVTAVGWTPDGFKAYLVAGTTLYQYATGQISLRTIPIGDTGVSVDVFPGGRFAYLATASGNLGARATCRNDSTYAPEATLTTDGGLQFVRGVTLVSGLAAVPKMLDVGGVSMTVDTPTIGAPAATTDCPPSIAIGPASANWGGFGIAAFAPRQLITLSNGTQAYVTSDQAVLLGYDVVGNTTFTVPVGGVSQFTGGALPDSSKVYVGASDGAVHVIDTATRLQTATVPINFTGATACAGAVCAPDLVVV; encoded by the coding sequence TTGCTCGCCACGTTCGCACTTTTCGGCTGTGGCGGCGGCAGCAGCAGCACCACCTTGGGCCCGGTAGCGACAGTCGAGATGCTTCCGGCGAACGCATCGCTCGACATCGGCGGAACGCTGGGTTTGAGCGTGACCCTCAAAGACGCCGCCGGACATCAACTGCTCACTCCCACCGTGACCTTCAGCTCGAGTAATCCCCTGGTACAAGTAGCGAACAACGGACTGCTCTGCGCGGGGACGTGGGACTCGCTGACCACGCCGATCGTCTGCGGTCCTCCCTTCCCTGCGGTGGGCACGGCACAGGTTACGGCGACCGCGGGCGGAGTGACCGGCGCGCCGCTCACCGTCTTCGTCCATCAGCACGTCGACAGCATCACGCTCACGCCGGCCAATCCCGCTTGCGTCACCCAAGGCGCGACCGTCCAATACACCGCGACCGCCTTCCATGGCGCGACCGACATCTCTTCGACCGTGGGCGGTTTCAACTTCAACGTCGGCAACGTGTCGGTCGCAACCATCAATACCGCCGACCAGCCGACCGGGCAGCCGAACAACCAGATCACGGCCAAGGCAGCGGGCTCGGGACTCACCAACGTCGTGGCCAATAGCTCTGGCACCACCAGCTTGGGCGCGAGCTTCACCACCTGCGGCCCGGCCACCATCACGCTGCACGTAACCGGCTTGACGGACACGACATTCAGCATCGCGGCGGCGGCGACGAAACAGCTGGTAGCGGACGTGGTGGATACGACCGGTGCAACCATCACCGGGTTGACGCTCACGTATGGGAGCAGTTCGCCGGCGGCAACGGTCTCGGCCGCCGGTTTGGTGAGCGGCCTCGCGCCCGGCCAGGCGACCATCAGCGCGTCGTGCACGCCACCCGTGTGCAACGCCGGCGTGAACACCACCGTCTACAGCAACCCGGTGGTTGTGACCGTCACCGGTACTGCGGCCGCGACCAAGGTGTTCGTGACCAGTACGCACTTCGACGCTCCCACCCCGAACGCAAACCCGGTGGTGATCCCCATCACCACGGACACGAACACGGCAGGCACCGCGATCGCTATCCCCGACATCACCATCAACAACGTGGCGACCAAGAGCTTCCCCAATTCGATGTTAGTCACGCAGGGCGGCTCGAAGGTATACATCGGCAGCAGCAACGGGATGGCGATCCTCGACACGGCTACGAACACGATCACGGGCACGATAACGAGCACTCCGGGGCGCGTAGTGAGCATCTCGCCGAACGCGGCGAAGGTGGTGATCGCGGACACCGTGAACAGCAAGACATACATCTATGACACCCAATCGCAGGCCTTTGAGACGTTGCCCATCACCGGCGTGACCGCCGTGGGGTGGACGCCCGACGGTTTCAAGGCCTACCTGGTCGCGGGCACCACGCTGTACCAATACGCTACCGGTCAGATCTCGCTGCGCACCATCCCGATCGGCGACACGGGGGTGAGCGTGGACGTGTTCCCCGGCGGACGATTCGCTTACCTCGCGACCGCGAGCGGCAACCTGGGCGCGCGTGCCACCTGCCGCAACGATTCCACCTATGCGCCGGAAGCGACGCTGACGACCGATGGCGGCCTGCAGTTTGTCCGCGGCGTCACGCTGGTCAGCGGGCTCGCGGCGGTGCCGAAGATGCTCGATGTTGGCGGCGTGTCGATGACCGTGGATACCCCGACCATCGGAGCTCCGGCGGCGACAACGGATTGTCCGCCGAGCATCGCGATCGGCCCAGCCTCGGCGAACTGGGGCGGCTTCGGTATCGCAGCCTTCGCGCCGCGGCAGCTCATCACGTTGAGCAATGGCACGCAGGCGTACGTCACCAGCGACCAGGCGGTATTGCTCGGCTACGACGTTGTCGGCAACACCACGTTCACCGTGCCGGTGGGCGGCGTCAGCCAGTTCACCGGCGGCGCGTTGCCGGATAGCTCCAAGGTCTACGTGGGCGCCTCCGACGGCGCAGTGCACGTGATCGACACCGCCACCCGGCTGCAGACGGCGACCGTGCCCATCAACTTCACCGGCGCCACAGCGTGCGCCGGCGCCGTCTGCGCACCCGACCTGGTCGTGGT